A region of Selenomonadales bacterium 4137-cl DNA encodes the following proteins:
- the hpt gene encoding hypoxanthine phosphoribosyltransferase → MDKDIKEVLVSAEALAARTREMGAAISADYADKDILMVGVLRGAVIFMADLARAISRPVTIDFMAVSSYGASTSSSGVVRIVKDLDEDVAGRHLLIVEDIIDSGLTLKYLYDNLQSRKPASVRICTLLNKPSRRKVDVPVDYNGFTIPDDFVVGYGLDYAEKYRNLPFVGVLKPEAYSS, encoded by the coding sequence CTGGATAAGGACATCAAAGAGGTGCTTGTGAGCGCCGAGGCTCTGGCGGCCAGGACCAGGGAAATGGGCGCGGCGATCAGCGCCGATTATGCGGACAAGGATATTCTGATGGTCGGCGTGCTCAGGGGCGCCGTCATTTTCATGGCCGATCTGGCCAGGGCGATCAGCCGGCCTGTGACTATCGATTTTATGGCTGTGTCGAGCTACGGGGCTTCGACCAGTTCCAGCGGGGTCGTGAGGATTGTCAAGGATCTGGACGAGGATGTGGCCGGCCGGCATCTGCTGATTGTCGAGGATATCATCGATTCCGGCCTGACCCTCAAGTACCTGTACGATAATCTGCAGTCGCGCAAGCCGGCGAGCGTGAGGATCTGCACCCTGTTGAACAAGCCTTCCCGGCGCAAGGTCGACGTGCCGGTGGATTACAACGGCTTCACCATCCCCGACGACTTCGTGGTCGGCTACGGTCTGGATTACGCGGAAAAATACCGCAATCTGCCGTTTGTGGGTGTGCTAAAGCCGGAGGCGTATAGCAGCTAG
- the tilS gene encoding tRNA lysidine(34) synthetase TilS — protein MLTAVREWIARHRLPAAGDRVLAACSGGADSLALVHVLNELKEEYGFSLAVAHVNHLLRGEESDADAVFVREFAAKLGLPFYVTEADAAGLAAAEGRSLEDAAREVRYRFLRATAAELGGALIATGHHRDDQAETVLLNLFRGAGGAGLGGMKPVAGGVIRPLLAVAREEIGAYCRECGLTPRTDSSNFSTEYLRNFLRLELMPRLAAAFNANIAATLCRTAELVGDEHDYVVAAAVAAWPEVVDDGGDDPAVDCRALGALHVAVRRELLRLAVVKKRGDLKGISFFHVEKLLELASSGVTGNAVELPGGVTARRVYGRLIFAAASPPPATVIGPPGLVVAVPGTTPVPALGVTVTARLSAERPAGGGPDRAVFAWEELAPPIRVRSRQAGDRFRPGGKKVKEYLIDAKVPRQLRDTIPVFTDGRGVIWLGGVRQAKRCRPGNPTGFYLELIIEKTGGLT, from the coding sequence ATGCTGACGGCGGTGAGGGAGTGGATCGCCCGTCACCGGCTGCCGGCGGCGGGCGACAGGGTGCTGGCCGCCTGTTCGGGCGGGGCGGATTCGCTGGCGCTTGTCCATGTTTTGAATGAGCTTAAGGAGGAGTACGGTTTTTCCCTGGCGGTGGCACATGTGAACCATTTGCTGCGGGGGGAGGAGTCGGATGCGGACGCCGTTTTCGTGCGCGAGTTCGCGGCTAAGCTGGGGCTGCCTTTTTATGTGACCGAGGCGGACGCCGCCGGTCTGGCGGCCGCCGAGGGGCGTTCGCTTGAGGATGCGGCCCGCGAGGTGCGCTACCGGTTTTTGCGGGCGACGGCGGCGGAGCTGGGCGGGGCGCTGATCGCGACCGGGCATCACCGCGACGATCAGGCCGAGACGGTGCTGCTGAATCTTTTCCGCGGCGCGGGCGGCGCGGGGCTGGGCGGTATGAAGCCGGTGGCCGGCGGCGTGATCAGGCCGCTGCTGGCGGTGGCGCGGGAGGAGATCGGGGCGTATTGCCGCGAATGCGGGCTGACGCCGCGGACGGACAGTTCGAATTTTTCGACCGAGTATTTGCGCAATTTTCTCCGTCTGGAGCTTATGCCCCGGCTGGCGGCAGCGTTCAACGCCAATATCGCGGCGACGCTGTGCCGTACGGCCGAATTGGTCGGCGACGAGCACGATTACGTCGTGGCGGCAGCTGTGGCGGCGTGGCCGGAGGTGGTGGACGACGGGGGTGACGATCCGGCGGTCGACTGCCGGGCGCTGGGCGCTTTGCACGTGGCCGTGCGCCGTGAGCTTCTCCGTCTGGCGGTGGTAAAAAAACGCGGCGATTTAAAAGGAATAAGCTTTTTTCATGTGGAAAAATTATTAGAATTAGCATCGTCGGGAGTCACCGGCAACGCGGTCGAGCTGCCGGGCGGCGTTACCGCGCGCCGGGTATACGGCCGGCTAATTTTTGCGGCCGCGTCTCCGCCGCCGGCAACGGTGATCGGCCCGCCGGGGCTAGTTGTCGCGGTGCCGGGCACGACGCCTGTGCCTGCGCTGGGCGTGACGGTGACGGCCAGGCTGTCGGCGGAACGGCCGGCAGGCGGCGGGCCGGACAGGGCGGTGTTCGCCTGGGAGGAGCTGGCGCCACCGATCCGCGTCCGCAGCCGCCAGGCGGGGGACCGCTTCCGTCCGGGCGGCAAGAAGGTGAAGGAGTATCTTATCGACGCCAAGGTGCCGCGGCAGCTGCGCGACACCATCCCGGTGTTCACCGACGGCCGGGGGGTAATCTGGCTGGGCGGGGTGCGGCAGGCGAAGCGCTGCCGGCCGGGGAATCCGACGGGGTTTTATCTGGAGCTTATCATCGAAAAAACAGGAGGGCTGACGTGA
- a CDS encoding threonine/serine exporter family protein: MMMMKIVAVFAMGAAVGVMYRIPRSLLVYGAFNATLGWLVAGLLTAAGTNAVAAVFFGSVALGAAAEALARRLRKPATIFIIPGFIPLVPGREAYTTMRYLVEGRYGPAVEMATLTLLTAGAIAFGIFVSVTLYRLALNNVVRKGTDQC, translated from the coding sequence ATGATGATGATGAAGATCGTGGCGGTGTTTGCGATGGGGGCGGCGGTGGGCGTTATGTATCGCATCCCGCGCAGCCTGCTGGTTTACGGGGCTTTTAACGCGACGCTCGGGTGGCTGGTGGCCGGGCTGCTAACGGCCGCGGGCACGAACGCGGTGGCGGCGGTTTTCTTCGGCAGCGTCGCCCTGGGGGCGGCGGCCGAGGCGTTGGCAAGGCGGCTGCGCAAGCCGGCTACTATTTTCATTATCCCGGGGTTTATACCGCTCGTGCCCGGGCGGGAGGCGTATACGACGATGCGTTATCTGGTGGAGGGCCGCTACGGGCCGGCGGTGGAGATGGCCACGCTGACGCTGCTGACCGCCGGGGCGATCGCGTTCGGGATATTTGTGAGCGTTACTTTGTACCGGCTGGCGCTTAACAATGTTGTCAGGAAAGGGACGGACCAATGCTGA